One window of the Triticum dicoccoides isolate Atlit2015 ecotype Zavitan chromosome 3B, WEW_v2.0, whole genome shotgun sequence genome contains the following:
- the LOC119280846 gene encoding light-regulated protein, chloroplastic-like has protein sequence MMQAAVALSAVLPVAVRGRPAARRSSATVAGGGRRIVGVGVRASAAAAPEADYSSNVSVFPMEACDLVGGEACDAQMYPEIKLGAGTGGPAAAARAPEVEREYLAYDEPKTVFPDEACDDLGGEFCEAPYQTTK, from the exons ATGATGCAGGCTGCCGTTGCTTTGTCGGCCGTGCTTCCTGTCGCCGTAAGGGGcaggccggcggcgaggaggagtaGCGCCACCGTTGCCGGCGGCGGCAGGAGGATTGTGGGTGTTGGCGTCCGTGCGTCggccgcggcggcgccggaggcggACTACAGCTCCAACGTCTC GGTGTTCCCCATGGAGGCCTGCGACCTGGTCGGCGGCGAGGCCTGCGACGCGCAGATGTACCCGGAGATAAAGCTCGGCGCCGGCACCGGCGGCCCGGCTGCCGCGGCGAGGGCGCCGGAGGTGGAGAGGGAGTACCTAGCCTACGACGAGCCAAAAAC GGTGTTCCCGGACGAGGcgtgcgacgaccttggcggcgagTTCTGCGAGGCGCCCTACCAAACCACCAAGTAG